The following DNA comes from Candidatus Bathyarchaeota archaeon.
GGATCCGTGTAATAGCCTTTTTTTCACGTATCCGGCGCACGAACATGGGTCTCGGCTGGACGATATAGCTCCGGGGCGCCTGGGCTTTCCCTATTTGGTTATCTGTAATCTGGAGGGGGTGGCGGGTCTCGTACTTGACATCGTTGAGCTCGTACATGCCACGCTTGGCACAGGTGGCGCGGTAGCTAATAATCACCTGTTTGTCCTTGACCCCCTTCCAGAAGAATTTAACGTTGGTTCCCTCGTCAAGATTGAAGCTAGAAGGGATGCAGTCGTTGAAACTGACTAGACCAACGCCCCCTTTTACTGTGGCGGTTAGGGTGTCCGCTATTTGGTTGTCTACCCATATCTTAGCATCCTCCCCTTTTCGACTAACTGTGATGTCTTGAGGTTGCCTTATGAGGACTCCGATAGCAAGGAAGACGATGGGGAAGAGGCCCAGGACAACAAATATGAGGTTCCCCAGAAACATTCCCATCACCATGAAGGTAATGCCGCTTACAATGATTTCTTGGGTGCTTTGTGTGATCACCTAATCCCCTCACGGATTGGAAGTGAACTCCTTGGGGACCTCGACCTGATCCACGATCTCCTTCAGGATCGCGGAGACGCTGAACGTCCCCTCGATGGCGTACTCCATCTTCATGATCATTCTGTGGCCTAAAGCATTGTTCACAAACATCTTGACGTCATCGGGGGTCACGAAACTCCGTCCCGCGATCGCAGCGTGGGCTCTCGACACTTTAAGGAGGCTGAGTCCCCCCCTCGGGCTGGCGCCTACTTCAATCATAGGGTGGCGCCGGGTGAGCCTGACAATATCGCTGATGTAGTCGATGATCTGGTCATCGACATATATCTCGGTCTCGATGAACTGCTGCATCGCAACAAAGAGGGCCTGATCTGTCACCGGCTTAATGAAGTTGGTGGGGTCATCCCTGCGCCAGCCGATGCGTCGCTTCAATATGAGGCTCTCTTCGGCCTTTGTGGGGACATATCCCATGCTGAGCTTTATGAGGAATCTATCCATCTGGGCTTCAGGGAGTGGATAGGTGCCCTCGAGTTCGATGGGGTTCTGGGTCGCGATGACAAAAAAGGGAGCGCTGAGCTTGTGGGTCTCCCCCTCAATTGTGACTTGGCGCTCCTCCATCGCCTCTAGGAGGGCCGACTGGGTCTTTGGTGGGCTCCTATTGATCTCATCAGCAAGAAGGATGTTTGTGAAAATAGGGCCCTTCTCCAATACGAACTTTGACTCCGCCATCCTCCAGACCCTGGTTCCAAGGATATCAGCAGCCATAAGGTCCGGGGTAAACTGGACCCTTCCCCAGGTGCAGCCTGTAACCCTTGCGAAGACCTTTGCAAGGAGGGTCTTACCCAGGCCCGGGTAGTCTTCGAAGAGGATATGGCCGTTGGCCAGGCCTGATGCCAGAAGTTTCTTGAGCAATAGGTTGTTCCCTACGAAGTACATACCTATGCCGTCTAGGACCTTTGTACAGACATCTTTTACTTCCCATACGTTCATCTTAGATTTCTTTCCTTAATTCCGTGACTTTACTCGATTCTTGCTGAAGGGATTCCCCGCCCTCCACAGGCCCCCTTGAACCGGGGGGAATTATTCTTCCTATCGTTTTCTGGAGAAGGCTGAGGCGCCTCAGCTTATTTTCTTCTTCCACCGCTTCAGCTCGTCCCGAACGGGCCATCTCTGGGGGATTCTCATCTCTATAGTTGATCAGGGGGGCTAAAAGCCCCGAGATCTCGTCGTGGTCTGCCTGGTTCTCGTAGAGGAATAGTGCAAGCCGTACTAGGAGCCTCTCCCTGTTTCCCCGATCCACGAAGTCGTCGATAACCTCAGTGAACCCAATGAACCTATCCCCCTTGTATGTCCTGATCTCCTGTATGTGTTTTTTCCACTCCCCGCGGCGGTTCTTGATTATGATGGATCCCTGCATTCCCCGGCGCATCACGGTGAAGATGATCGCCGCGAAGACGCAGATGCCCGTCCATTCAATATATGGGCTTAGGTCCTCTATGCCCGGAGCGTATGATTTGAGACCTCCGAGGAAGAACCCGAAGTATAGGGCTCCTATGAGGCTTAGGGAGACCGAGAAAAGATAGTTCCCCGCGATATTACCCGTCGCAGCCAAGTAGGTGTTCTTCGAGGACTTAAAGATAGCAAATAGGGTGAATACCCCAGCGATGGTGATGCCGAGGCTCACGAAACCCGTGATCCCCTCCGCCATACCAGGGGGCATCGACGCTCCGCTGGTGCTTATGAAGAGTGAGATCAGTTTCAGGACGATCTGGCCTATCATGAAGATGGTGGCGCTAATCGACGCTGCTTTAAGGGCTAGGGATTTCCGTAACCGAGCAATAGTCGAAACAACATTGTAGACTAGGAGCACACCAAAGGCCCCCGAGATAAGTAGCCCCGCCTGAGAGAATGCTTGCCCTGGTTGAAGGACCAGAAACAGGGCAAAGAACGAGGCGAATCCCGCGGCATAGAGAGTTCCTGTCAGGACCTCAGCGAGTATCCCCTCCAGTGTGATGGAGATAATGCTCGCGATGTAGAATATAGTGATTGATGTGAGAAGAGGAATCAGGATGATATCCATATTCGCCTTGGCCATCTGGTCAGACATGGGGAGGAAGTTTCCGAGGTCCCCGAGGCGAAGGTCGTTAAAATAGATTAACCAGCCTAGTAACCCAGCTAAGGCAGCCCAGATCACTGTTCGGCGGACGCCTTCTCTATTTTCCATATTCAATCATCCCTCCAAGCAGCTCGACAGCAGCAAGGCTTTTCTCATACATCTCCTGGCTTGGGTTCGATGCGCTGTAGTCTGCAATCTCGAAAGCAGTTATGAGGTACTCGAGGGCAGGTCTCCCATTCTCTGGGATCCCAGGCAAGACAGCGTCCTGGAACTCTCTCGGTGTCAAGCTGTCATCGATCCCCACAAGCCTTCTCCTAGATCTAGTGTAGAACCAGTTGAAGAGTTTCACTATCCCCTCCTTATAATCTCCGTATTCTCGGGGAATCTCTTCTTCGACCTCTTCGACAACGGCAGTTTGTGCAATGGCCTCCTTCTTGCGTGTAAGGGTCAAAACACTCCACATCACAACAGCGAATCCTATGAAGATAATCAGATTATAGGGAAAGGTCGTGATGAACATGAACACGCTGGGCTTTAGCGAAGGGAGGATCCTAATAGCGACCCCGAAGCTGCTCTTGGAGCCTATATAATAGTCTGAGTCTTCCAGTACTAGCTCTACCGTTTCGTTCCCTATGTTATCGAAGGTGTGGCTGATGTGAATATTTCCGTTCTTATCTGTGCGGAGATTCCGGGTCTCGCTATCCACTGTGATCGCGAGGGTCGCGTTCGGGATGGGCTGCCCATTGGATTTATCCAACAAGATCCCGTAGATCAAAACCCGGTTGCCAACATAGGCCATTGGCGGGGCCTGAATAGTAAGGTTAGTATCCGCCATGATCCTGATGGGGGGGTCGCTCCACGACTCGCGATAGGCCCCTCCCGGTAGGGTATGGGCTATCAGGTTGTAGTCTCCCACTGCCAGCTCTGAAGCGGCACCGCTCGTGATGTTGAAGACCCCGTTCCGGACTATCCCTGAACCCGAGGATGCGTCAGTCTCATTCTTTTTAAGGGTGAGGAAGACTTCCACAGTGAGACCATGAACCCCTGTCCCGTTTTTCAGGGTAACTGTTCCGTGGACCTGGAATGTCCCACCTTTGAGGGCGACAGGATCGTTGTATGTGATGTTGGTCACCGTCTCATAAGTTTTCACCTTGGGATCCCTCTCCTCCTCCCTCTGAGGGGTCGCATCAAAGGTGATCCAGCCCAGCTCCTCAAAGTGGACCTCTGCCCAGAAGTGGGCATCTCTTTGGAGCACAAACTGGAAGTCTGCATCTGGTTTGATAAGGTATCCCGCGACAGGTCTCACAGCCATGCCTAGGCTCCGTGCTAGGAGGACGAAAGCAGAGTTAAACTGGGTGGAGAGCCCCTTCTTCTCCTCGAATAAGAACCACTCGACTGGATCGGTACCATTTGGGGCCCTCTTATAGGCTTGGCTGTACTCATATTTTGACTTGAGATAATCCTCGAGGGCCTTCAGCTTCTCGTAAGGCGAGGAGACACCTACAACAATGCCTTGTGCCAGTTCCCTGAGACTATCACTCTTCTCCTCTGGGATCTCGAGATAATCTGTGAACGGGGTATCCTTGGCAGATCTGAAGGTTCGCTCCGTGAACCGGTATACCTCACGATCGATCCCATAGGTCCTGTTGAGAGCCTCAATGCTGTTGAAGAGCTCGAGGTGATGGTTGTACTCTATATCTTCAAGTCCCCCGATGCGGATGGTGTACAGGGTCCCTGGGATGGTCCCAATTATCGCGGAGATTGGTCTAACCGTGAAGAAGAACCTCTGCGCGAACGCCGCTCCCCGGGGCTCGGGCTCCATCTCCTCCCCACCATATGGTACCCATCCCCCTGCCTCTACAGGCTCCCATGTCCCATTCGCATATCCCGCCCCGACGGAGGTTCTCAGATAACGAGTCCCAGGTGAATAAACGATCTCGAAGAGTATCCTCTTCCCTCTACCATTACCCCCCTCAACCTGTAGTACCTTAGTTTGCCGCAGTTCCCCTTTTCCCCTCTGGGTGCCCACATCGGCCCCAGGTACGCGCTTGGTCCCGGTGTTGAACTCGATTTTTGTGATATCGCCCAGAATGTCTATGGCGACAGATATTAGCCCCACGGAAAAGAGGAGCACTGCTAGGAACACCGCGAGCTTTTGATAACCCTTCATCCGTTCAGTTATTCCCTTCAGGTGTTTTATCTTTTATTGGATCAGCGGCTATGTCTTTCTAACCTTTAAGCTTAAGGACACCCACTTGATTTTATTTTTCTATACATAAACGGACTAACAATATCCCATTGTTTCAAGCAAAAAAGTTATAATTCAGGACCCTTCAAAAACTTTGCTTGTTTTCAATTGTCTCTTTTCTTATTAAACTACCAATTTTCATAAGGCCTTAGGGCCAATGGATTCCTATATGTGGAGAGTCAGATCTGAGGCTGGCCCCCTCCGGGCCGTCTTGGTACAGGAGTCCTTAGAGCAGTTCTGGGAGGGGAAGCTCCCCTTTGTTGGAATCGAGTCAAACCCCAATTACTTGGTTCGGTGCCCCCATGCCGATATCGAAGGGGGCCGGGAGCAATGGTTGATGCTTCCCCGATTCCTTAAGGAGGAGGGGGTCCAGGTCTTTGAGGTAGCATCGATTCTGGAGAAAGCCGTTGATGGAGCCACAGAGGGGGAGAGACGGGAGATGGTGAAGGCAGTCTGGAAGGGGATGTCCATCGCCCCGGAGCCCGTGGACCTCACGGCCGAGCATCTCCTTTGGGGGTATCCCTCCAAGGCCTACTACGACGAGGAGGCCGATAGGGTTGTGCTCCCCGACTTCCAGAGGGTTGGCTGGCCCTATCCTCGGGATACCAGCTTTACCACTCCAGTGGGCACAGTAATTTGCAACATGAGGCGTTACAGCCGCCGCTTTGAGCCTAGGGTAGTAAAATTATGTTACGAGTATGACCCTGTGCTCAGGGACAAGATGAATGTGATCTGGGACGCCAACGAGGCGGATCCGGGATTCACTGAACCCCTTTGCATTGAGGGAGGTGATACACACATCATTGACGAGGAGACAATTGCGATAGGTCTAGGCCAAAGATCCACATTCACCGGTTTCACGATGACCGCGAGGAAACTCTTCGAGGCGGATTGCAATGGGGAGATCCGGAACATCTTGGCAGTGAAGATGCCCGACTATCCTGCCTCTAATTATATGCATCTCGATGTAGTCATCAACTATCTGGCAAGGGGAAGAGCACTGGTTATGCCATATTTCTTCGAGAGCGATCTCGTCCCGGATATGCCTCCAAGGGGGCTGTTCCTCAAGACCCTGGAGGCAGTAAGGATGGGGAGCGAGGCGGATGACAGATCCATGGAGCCCGTGGTCCATCCCCACGACTTCAAGGATGCTGGGAGCTGCGCAGTCTACACCAAGGGGAAGAGTGGTCCTGAGCTGGTGAGACGAAAGGCTAGCTTGGTCGACTACCTTATCGAGGAGGAAAAGCTCGAGCCTGACGGCATAATCTATGTCGGGGGGGCTCCCTGAGCGTGAAAATGATGTTGAGCATCTGATGTTAGCCCTGATGGAGCAGGCGCGAGGAGCCTCTAACATTGTCACGATCAGGCCCGGTCTTGTCGTCGCATTCGAGAGGAACAACGCCACGAACAAGACCCTTAGGGATCAGGGGATAACCGTGAAGGAATGGCCGGATAGCTATCTCGACCTGCTGGGGGCCCCCATTGTTCCACCTCACCCCTATGGCGGGAGCTTGCTTGAGACGCGCGCGTTAGCGACCCCATTTTTCCATAGGTTGTAGATCCTAGTGGGGCACTCGAGTGAATTTTGCAATCCTCTTGGCGTGACAGCTGTCGCATATGATATCATCGAGAGTTAGAGGAAGCTCATTGCCTGACCAGCTCTTCACAACTACACTGAACCAAAGCATGAGGCATAATTTGCCTGGGTGGCAGGATAGTCCTAACACGCGTTGCATTTGATATTGCAGATCCCCCAGTTTGTTTCATCTATTATATACGCTTGAAACGGGAAACTCTAGATTCAACGGTTCTGAACGATAAAACTTTTTTTAGGTATGGTACCTAGAAATGCCTGAAGCAACGTTCATCGGTTAACACCATTGCGATTCCGTTCTCATCGCTGGCCTTCCTGACCGACCTGTCTCGTATCGATCCACCCGGCTGTACGCAGGCGGCCACACCATAATCCGCTAAGAGATCGATGCTATCCCTGAAGGGAAAGAAGCCGTCAGAGGCTAGCACCGAGCCGGGAAGCTCTTCACCATGCCCTCTTGCCATCACTTTCTCTAGGGCTAACCTCACCGCGGCGATCCTGTCCTGCTGGCCGGTGCTAACCCCGAGGGTCGCCCTGCCCTTTGAGATAACAACTCCATTGCTACGGACGTTCATGCAGACGTACCATGAGAAGATAAGGTCGGCGAATTGTTCGTCCGTAGGCCTTCTCTCAGTGACAACCCGGAGGTCCTTGGGACCCCTAATTTTTGTGAGCATAGGGGCGGAGAGGACGATGGAGCCGTCCATCTGCATTGAGACCATAACGGGTCTTAGGGGCTCCCCTGCAAACCTGCTCATCTCCCTAAGGTTATCGACCTGGATCACTCTGAGGTCTTTCTTCTCCCCAAACAGCTCGAGCGCTTTATTATCATATGCGGGAGCCACGACTCCCTCAACGTAGCTCGCTAGAATCTCCTCAGCTGTCCCCTTGTCGACGTTGGTGTTAAATCCTACGACACTCCCAAAAGCTGCTAGACTATCGCAGTCCCGTGCTCTAGCATAGACCTCCCTTAGGGTGTCCCCGGGTCCCCTTAAGGTAGCTACGCCTGAGGGATTAAGGTGTTTCATTACCGCGCAGGCAGGCTCGTCGAAGTAGCGAACGATGTTCATGCTGTTGTTGACGTCCTCAAGGTTGGTCTGGCTGAGCCCCCCCTTCCCCGTCTTTAGTACCTTCATGGCTCCCGTGGTGAGGGGGCCCCTACTGGGACTGTAGAAGGCGGCTGGCTGGTGGGGGTTCTCACCGTACCTGAGACTTTTGGACTTGGTATACTCGATCTCCTCATCACCTATCACAAGTTTCATGGTCTCGGGAAAGCCTTCCTCAATCCTCGTCCTGTAACTCTTCCTCAGCGATTTTGGCTTTGACACCTTAGTTCTTCTCCAGGTAGTTTACGATAGCTAAGTCGTATTTCTTTGTCTGTTTAAATGCCTTGAGAGCATAATATTTCCGCATATCGGTTGTGAATTCCCCCTCGTTTTTTTCGAGAGCCTTTATGGTCTCAGGGTACTGGGCAGGCTCGGTAACCACAATAACGGAGTCATAAAGCAAGGCCGCCTTTGCAGCGGAGCGGACCAAAGTGGGTCCTCCGATGTCGATGTTCTCAACAGCCGAAACCAGGTCGGCGCCTCTTGCCGCGGCCTCCTTGAAGGGGTAGAAGTTACTCACCACTAGGTCGATGGGCTTCACCCCGTTCTCATTCATCCATACAATGTGGGTCTCATCATCCTTGTCGAGGAGGAGACCCCCGTGGACCTTGGGGTGCAGTGTCTTCACGAGCCCCCCGGGACTTTCAGGGTGGCCTGTGTAGACGGAGACCTCTACGAGCTCCTCATATCCAATATTCCTTATCCTTCGCGCTGTGCCCCCGGAGCTCACAATCTCGACCCCGAAGCCTCTTAGGGCCGT
Coding sequences within:
- a CDS encoding IMP cyclohydrolase, whose translation is MIQRAFISVYDKSGLKELVTALRGFGVEIVSSGGTARRIRNIGYEELVEVSVYTGHPESPGGLVKTLHPKVHGGLLLDKDDETHIVWMNENGVKPIDLVVSNFYPFKEAAARGADLVSAVENIDIGGPTLVRSAAKAALLYDSVIVVTEPAQYPETIKALEKNEGEFTTDMRKYYALKAFKQTKKYDLAIVNYLEKN
- a CDS encoding arginine deiminase family protein, encoding MDSYMWRVRSEAGPLRAVLVQESLEQFWEGKLPFVGIESNPNYLVRCPHADIEGGREQWLMLPRFLKEEGVQVFEVASILEKAVDGATEGERREMVKAVWKGMSIAPEPVDLTAEHLLWGYPSKAYYDEEADRVVLPDFQRVGWPYPRDTSFTTPVGTVICNMRRYSRRFEPRVVKLCYEYDPVLRDKMNVIWDANEADPGFTEPLCIEGGDTHIIDEETIAIGLGQRSTFTGFTMTARKLFEADCNGEIRNILAVKMPDYPASNYMHLDVVINYLARGRALVMPYFFESDLVPDMPPRGLFLKTLEAVRMGSEADDRSMEPVVHPHDFKDAGSCAVYTKGKSGPELVRRKASLVDYLIEEEKLEPDGIIYVGGAP
- a CDS encoding MoxR family ATPase, with product MNVWEVKDVCTKVLDGIGMYFVGNNLLLKKLLASGLANGHILFEDYPGLGKTLLAKVFARVTGCTWGRVQFTPDLMAADILGTRVWRMAESKFVLEKGPIFTNILLADEINRSPPKTQSALLEAMEERQVTIEGETHKLSAPFFVIATQNPIELEGTYPLPEAQMDRFLIKLSMGYVPTKAEESLILKRRIGWRRDDPTNFIKPVTDQALFVAMQQFIETEIYVDDQIIDYISDIVRLTRRHPMIEVGASPRGGLSLLKVSRAHAAIAGRSFVTPDDVKMFVNNALGHRMIMKMEYAIEGTFSVSAILKEIVDQVEVPKEFTSNP
- a CDS encoding IMP cyclohydrolase, which produces MSKPKSLRKSYRTRIEEGFPETMKLVIGDEEIEYTKSKSLRYGENPHQPAAFYSPSRGPLTTGAMKVLKTGKGGLSQTNLEDVNNSMNIVRYFDEPACAVMKHLNPSGVATLRGPGDTLREVYARARDCDSLAAFGSVVGFNTNVDKGTAEEILASYVEGVVAPAYDNKALELFGEKKDLRVIQVDNLREMSRFAGEPLRPVMVSMQMDGSIVLSAPMLTKIRGPKDLRVVTERRPTDEQFADLIFSWYVCMNVRSNGVVISKGRATLGVSTGQQDRIAAVRLALEKVMARGHGEELPGSVLASDGFFPFRDSIDLLADYGVAACVQPGGSIRDRSVRKASDENGIAMVLTDERCFRHF
- a CDS encoding arginine deiminase family protein — its product is MSGGLPERENDVEHLMLALMEQARGASNIVTIRPGLVVAFERNNATNKTLRDQGITVKEWPDSYLDLLGAPIVPPHPYGGSLLETRALATPFFHRL
- a CDS encoding transglutaminase domain-containing protein; protein product: MKGYQKLAVFLAVLLFSVGLISVAIDILGDITKIEFNTGTKRVPGADVGTQRGKGELRQTKVLQVEGGNGRGKRILFEIVYSPGTRYLRTSVGAGYANGTWEPVEAGGWVPYGGEEMEPEPRGAAFAQRFFFTVRPISAIIGTIPGTLYTIRIGGLEDIEYNHHLELFNSIEALNRTYGIDREVYRFTERTFRSAKDTPFTDYLEIPEEKSDSLRELAQGIVVGVSSPYEKLKALEDYLKSKYEYSQAYKRAPNGTDPVEWFLFEEKKGLSTQFNSAFVLLARSLGMAVRPVAGYLIKPDADFQFVLQRDAHFWAEVHFEELGWITFDATPQREEERDPKVKTYETVTNITYNDPVALKGGTFQVHGTVTLKNGTGVHGLTVEVFLTLKKNETDASSGSGIVRNGVFNITSGAASELAVGDYNLIAHTLPGGAYRESWSDPPIRIMADTNLTIQAPPMAYVGNRVLIYGILLDKSNGQPIPNATLAITVDSETRNLRTDKNGNIHISHTFDNIGNETVELVLEDSDYYIGSKSSFGVAIRILPSLKPSVFMFITTFPYNLIIFIGFAVVMWSVLTLTRKKEAIAQTAVVEEVEEEIPREYGDYKEGIVKLFNWFYTRSRRRLVGIDDSLTPREFQDAVLPGIPENGRPALEYLITAFEIADYSASNPSQEMYEKSLAAVELLGGMIEYGK